In a genomic window of Nodosilinea sp. E11:
- a CDS encoding 2OG-Fe(II) oxygenase, whose protein sequence is MTYYRCQPDAFAQPYLHNLRGAIQACRYFATNNLNRDFVGTKGFSVVFTPAGRAEVDRQFPLFKPYLDRALLPDCNAFYLNPLLLKQGSRVDPHIDRSLRSYCKTIDPPQQVSVLYVQVPADLDSGELVLQRGRQRVAQIKPQAGMLLHFQGDLTHSVNAMASGGNRLSLVCEQYALEAAALDDIPEFLIESRAVASAKPKR, encoded by the coding sequence ATGACCTACTACCGCTGCCAGCCCGACGCCTTTGCCCAACCCTACCTGCACAACCTGCGGGGGGCAATTCAGGCCTGCCGCTACTTTGCCACCAATAATCTCAACCGTGATTTTGTGGGTACCAAAGGGTTCTCGGTCGTGTTTACCCCAGCGGGGCGGGCCGAGGTCGATCGCCAGTTTCCCTTGTTTAAGCCCTACCTCGACCGGGCGTTGCTGCCCGACTGCAACGCCTTTTATCTCAACCCGCTGCTGCTGAAGCAGGGGTCACGGGTTGATCCCCATATCGATCGATCGCTCAGGTCGTACTGCAAAACCATTGACCCGCCTCAGCAGGTGAGCGTGCTCTACGTGCAGGTGCCCGCCGACTTGGACAGCGGCGAACTGGTGTTGCAGCGAGGGCGGCAGCGAGTGGCGCAGATCAAACCCCAAGCGGGCATGCTGCTGCACTTTCAGGGTGATCTGACCCACTCGGTCAACGCCATGGCCAGTGGCGGCAACCGCCTCAGCCTGGTGTGTGAACAGTACGCCCTTGAGGCGGCGGCCCTCGACGATATTCCCGAGTTTTTGATCGAGTCGCGGGCGGTGGCCTCGGCCAAACCCAAGCGTTAG
- a CDS encoding DUF411 domain-containing protein, which produces MVRTWRGWLTRLLTVALVGAIALLLWPSSPALAAESALTVYRSPSCRCCGHWVEHMEAAGFEVQSIVTDDMAVIKAQYGVPEELASCHTAILENYRIEGHVPAADVQRLLRERPDILGIAAPGMPVGAPGMEMGNRVDPYTVVTFAADTPPTPFAEHP; this is translated from the coding sequence GTGGTAAGGACTTGGCGTGGCTGGCTGACTCGATTGCTAACAGTGGCGCTGGTGGGGGCGATCGCGCTTTTGCTGTGGCCAAGCAGCCCGGCCCTAGCGGCAGAGTCAGCGCTGACGGTGTACCGTAGCCCCAGCTGTCGCTGCTGCGGTCACTGGGTCGAGCACATGGAAGCAGCTGGGTTTGAGGTGCAGTCGATCGTCACCGACGACATGGCGGTGATCAAAGCCCAGTACGGTGTACCGGAGGAGTTGGCCTCTTGCCACACGGCCATCTTAGAGAACTACCGGATTGAAGGCCATGTGCCAGCGGCAGACGTGCAGCGCTTGCTCCGGGAGCGCCCCGACATTCTCGGCATTGCCGCCCCCGGCATGCCCGTGGGCGCACCGGGGATGGAAATGGGCAACCGGGTAGACCCCTACACCGTGGTTACCTTTGCCGCCGACACTCCGCCCACCCCCTTTGCCGAACATCCCTGA
- a CDS encoding S10 family serine carboxypeptidase-like protein: MADSFQRQGNTTEHLLTTPQGSHPYTASAQWQTLYENDKPVAELFHVAYTIAEQDPAKRPITFVFNGGPGAASAYLHMGALGPRRVVFNPDGSLPRPPVQVADNAESWLSFSDLVFIDPLGTGFSRTLPKEGEKADASDEKSAKADKEADKSDDKPDEKAKKFWAVDRDLNSLGEFIQTYLSAHHRWLSPVFIAGESYGGFRVAKLCRKLQQDYGVGLCGAILISPVMEFMLLEGNDYSLSGWATVIPSMAATAAYHGRVNTTDSPAAHGAKAADFARKTLIPLLALGSTAPAEDQQRVFGELAALIGLAPEIVQRHRGRIDITIFARELLREQQRILGLYDGSVTAIDPFPDRLLSEGTDPTLEGIDRMFTGAINSHLRSTLGVDTSLTYNLLSFEVFKAWEFLPESDYRQGFAGSVDDLRVGMALNPYLQVYITHGIYDLVTPYFSSEHLKDLMNLNDELRPNLTLRHFQGGHMFYTWEESRRQWFDNMQRFYHQAMGK; this comes from the coding sequence ATGGCAGATTCATTTCAACGTCAGGGCAACACCACTGAGCACCTACTGACCACCCCCCAAGGCAGTCACCCCTACACCGCCTCCGCCCAGTGGCAAACCCTTTACGAAAACGATAAGCCGGTGGCTGAGCTATTCCATGTGGCCTACACCATTGCCGAGCAAGACCCGGCCAAGCGCCCCATTACCTTTGTGTTCAACGGTGGTCCTGGGGCGGCCTCGGCCTACTTGCACATGGGCGCTCTGGGGCCACGGCGGGTAGTGTTTAACCCCGACGGCAGCCTGCCTCGCCCCCCGGTGCAAGTGGCCGACAACGCCGAGAGCTGGCTCAGCTTTAGCGACCTGGTGTTTATCGATCCCCTGGGTACTGGCTTCAGCCGCACCTTGCCCAAGGAGGGTGAAAAAGCCGATGCGTCTGACGAAAAATCGGCCAAGGCCGACAAAGAGGCTGACAAATCAGACGACAAGCCCGACGAAAAAGCCAAAAAATTCTGGGCGGTCGATCGCGACCTCAATAGCCTGGGCGAATTTATTCAGACCTACCTGTCAGCCCACCACCGCTGGCTGTCGCCCGTATTCATTGCTGGCGAAAGCTACGGCGGGTTTCGGGTGGCTAAACTCTGTCGCAAGCTTCAGCAAGACTACGGCGTGGGTCTGTGTGGGGCCATTCTGATTTCACCAGTGATGGAATTTATGCTGCTGGAGGGCAATGACTACAGCCTCAGCGGCTGGGCAACGGTGATTCCGTCGATGGCCGCGACGGCAGCTTACCACGGGCGGGTCAACACTACCGACAGCCCCGCCGCCCACGGGGCTAAAGCCGCCGACTTTGCCCGCAAGACTTTAATTCCTCTGCTGGCCCTGGGCAGCACAGCCCCCGCCGAAGACCAGCAACGCGTGTTTGGCGAACTGGCTGCCCTAATTGGCCTCGCGCCTGAGATCGTACAGCGCCACCGGGGCCGCATCGACATTACTATATTTGCCCGCGAGCTGCTGAGAGAACAACAGCGAATTTTGGGCCTCTACGATGGCTCAGTCACCGCCATTGACCCCTTCCCCGATCGCCTGCTGAGCGAAGGCACCGACCCCACCCTGGAGGGGATCGATCGCATGTTTACCGGCGCGATCAACAGCCATCTGCGCTCTACCCTGGGGGTCGATACCAGCCTTACCTACAACTTGCTCAGCTTTGAGGTGTTCAAAGCCTGGGAGTTTTTGCCCGAGAGCGACTACCGCCAGGGCTTTGCTGGCTCTGTGGATGACCTGCGGGTGGGCATGGCCCTCAACCCCTACCTCCAGGTCTACATTACCCACGGCATCTACGACCTGGTAACGCCCTATTTTTCCTCAGAGCACCTGAAGGATTTGATGAACCTCAACGATGAGCTGCGCCCCAACCTCACTTTGCGCCATTTTCAGGGGGGCCACATGTTCTATACCTGGGAGGAGTCGCGGCGACAGTGGTTTGACAACATGCAGAGGTTTTATCACCAGGCAATGGGCAAATAG